Proteins encoded within one genomic window of Desulfosalsimonas propionicica:
- a CDS encoding sigma 54-interacting transcriptional regulator: MKIRKFLENSNSCLFFYENTIREAAAVFAEQKTDAGCVVDQSGQFLGVFTRDHVCAAISTGADLDGPLGGHMSCNVKIFHPDEDIADPIGMGCSCFPVVENGRAVGIIGVQDVAKTYHDHYKMTRNIIDAIIQSSRNLIIAAGPDGRINFMNRSAKDVLERNGEGLYGSRIHRLIPEINLSEIIETGEVPPLCKVSISNHAYFIRSYPIWIQDKIIGAVAIFQDTADLESIADELGAVKELNKDLDAIIESSSDGIFVCDGDANVLRINRAYDEITGLDTSGFYGKNMKKLVRDGFFSQSVTLIVLEKRQAQSIIQKTSTGKSLLATGRPVFDEKGEILRVVTSVRDITELYELQNQLAETQKMTEQYRRELDSYKLRDVKNVDGLVVGSEKMHELVDTAIRLAGVDSTVLITGESGTGKDLVAGIIHTHSLRKNQPFIRVNCSAIPPNLLESELFGYEEGAFTGAKKGGKPGYFEMADSGTLFLDEIGDLPYDFQAKFLRVLQECEFNRVGGAEFRKFDVRIIAATNQDLLEMMHSGNFREDLYYRLSVVPLNIPPLRQRAGEIKFLAASFLKQFNSSYGMEKRFSPDVVDLFERYRWPGNIRELRNLVERVMVMSPDDVITRKDLPASVCGAGPLDGGSRRPGSLSELMPLKQATQGVEKQLLQRAYETLGTTREIARVLGISAPSVVRKAAKYGIKRT; encoded by the coding sequence ATGAAAATCAGAAAATTTCTTGAAAACAGCAACAGCTGCCTGTTTTTCTATGAGAATACCATTCGGGAGGCGGCTGCTGTTTTTGCTGAACAAAAAACAGACGCGGGCTGTGTTGTGGACCAATCCGGGCAATTTCTCGGGGTTTTTACCCGGGACCACGTATGTGCGGCAATAAGTACCGGGGCAGACCTGGATGGCCCGTTGGGCGGGCATATGTCATGCAATGTGAAAATCTTTCACCCGGATGAGGATATTGCCGATCCCATCGGGATGGGCTGTTCCTGTTTTCCCGTTGTGGAAAACGGCAGGGCTGTTGGCATCATCGGTGTGCAGGATGTGGCAAAGACCTATCATGATCATTACAAGATGACCCGCAATATCATTGACGCCATTATCCAGTCGTCCAGAAACCTGATTATCGCGGCAGGGCCCGACGGGCGGATCAATTTCATGAACCGGTCGGCAAAAGATGTTCTGGAAAGAAACGGTGAGGGTCTCTACGGCAGCAGAATCCACAGGCTCATTCCTGAAATCAATCTGTCGGAGATCATTGAAACAGGCGAGGTGCCCCCGCTTTGCAAGGTCTCGATCAGCAATCATGCCTACTTTATCCGCAGTTATCCCATATGGATTCAGGACAAGATTATCGGGGCTGTGGCCATATTTCAGGATACGGCGGATCTGGAAAGTATAGCCGACGAACTCGGGGCGGTAAAGGAGCTCAACAAGGATTTGGATGCCATTATTGAATCTTCTTCTGACGGCATTTTTGTCTGCGACGGCGATGCCAATGTCTTGCGGATCAACAGGGCCTATGACGAAATCACCGGACTGGATACCTCCGGGTTTTACGGCAAAAACATGAAAAAGCTGGTCAGGGACGGATTTTTTTCCCAATCCGTGACCCTTATTGTGCTGGAAAAAAGACAGGCCCAGAGCATTATCCAGAAAACCAGCACCGGCAAATCCCTGCTGGCCACCGGCAGGCCGGTTTTTGACGAAAAAGGCGAAATTCTCCGGGTGGTCACCAGCGTCCGGGACATCACAGAGCTTTATGAACTGCAGAACCAGCTTGCCGAAACCCAGAAAATGACCGAACAGTACCGAAGGGAGCTGGATTCCTATAAGCTCAGGGATGTCAAAAATGTTGACGGCCTTGTTGTGGGTTCGGAAAAGATGCACGAGTTGGTGGATACCGCCATCCGCCTGGCCGGGGTGGACTCGACCGTTCTGATCACCGGGGAGTCGGGTACTGGCAAGGATCTTGTGGCGGGTATCATTCACACCCACAGCTTGAGGAAAAATCAGCCTTTTATCCGGGTCAACTGCAGTGCCATCCCGCCGAATCTGCTGGAGTCCGAGCTTTTCGGATACGAGGAAGGCGCTTTTACAGGGGCGAAAAAGGGCGGCAAGCCCGGGTATTTTGAAATGGCAGACAGCGGCACCCTGTTTCTTGATGAAATCGGGGATCTGCCCTATGATTTCCAGGCAAAATTTCTGCGGGTTCTGCAGGAATGCGAATTTAACCGGGTGGGCGGGGCGGAATTCAGAAAATTTGACGTCCGGATCATCGCAGCCACCAACCAGGATCTGTTGGAAATGATGCACTCCGGCAACTTCCGGGAGGATCTGTATTACCGGCTGAGCGTGGTGCCGCTCAATATTCCGCCCCTGCGGCAGCGGGCCGGGGAGATCAAATTTCTCGCGGCCAGTTTTTTAAAGCAGTTTAACAGCAGCTACGGTATGGAAAAGCGGTTTTCTCCGGATGTTGTTGATCTTTTTGAGCGTTACAGGTGGCCGGGCAACATCCGGGAGCTGAGAAATCTGGTGGAAAGGGTGATGGTCATGTCTCCTGATGACGTGATCACCAGAAAAGACCTTCCGGCATCTGTCTGCGGGGCAGGGCCTTTGGACGGCGGCAGCCGGCGGCCCGGTTCTCTGAGTGAACTCATGCCGTTGAAACAGGCAACCCAGGGTGTGGAAAAGCAGCTTCTCCAGCGGGCATATGAGACGCTGGGCACCACCCGCGAAATTGCCCGGGTTCTTGGCATCAGTGCGCCTTCAGTGGTTCGCAAGGCGGCAAAGTACGGGATTAAAAGAACCTGA
- a CDS encoding 4-hydroxyphenylacetate 3-hydroxylase family protein: MKTGKEYEDSLRKLNLKVFLFGQRVENIVDDPVIRPSMNAVKLTYDLAHQPEYEDLMTATSHITGKKINRFTHIHQNTTDLVKKSKMGRLLGSLTGCCFQRCVGMDAINALSITTFNIDEKYQTGYYKRFLQYLEYVQEQDLVCDGAMTDPKGDRSLPPSRQPDPDAFLHVIAENDDGIVVRGAKAHQTGAVNSHEIIVMPTIAMREDDKDYAVSFALPADAEGISYIYGRQSCDMRKLEDGMIDRGNQHYGGHEALVVFDDVFVPWDRVFMCREHEFAGELVEHFASYHRQSYACKAGVGDVLIGATQLAADYNGAEKASHVKDKIIEMNHLNETLFCGSLACAGEGGAKPSGTYCVNALLANVSKQNVTRFPYEIARLAQDIAGGLMVTCPSEQDLRNPDTGKWMEKYYKTKTDVPTENRIRILRLIENLTLGTAAVGYLTESMHGAGSPQAQRIMISRLVNMEAKKNVAKKLCGIDQ; the protein is encoded by the coding sequence ATGAAAACGGGAAAAGAATATGAAGACAGTTTACGGAAGCTAAATCTTAAGGTTTTTCTCTTCGGCCAAAGGGTTGAAAACATCGTTGATGATCCTGTCATCCGGCCGTCGATGAATGCGGTCAAGCTCACCTATGACCTGGCCCATCAGCCGGAATATGAGGACTTGATGACCGCCACGTCCCACATTACCGGAAAGAAAATCAACCGGTTTACCCATATTCACCAGAATACCACCGATCTTGTGAAAAAAAGCAAGATGGGGCGTCTGCTGGGCTCGCTCACGGGCTGCTGCTTCCAGCGGTGCGTGGGCATGGATGCCATCAACGCCCTTTCCATTACCACGTTTAACATCGATGAAAAATATCAGACCGGTTATTATAAGCGGTTTTTGCAGTACCTGGAGTATGTCCAGGAGCAGGACCTGGTCTGCGACGGAGCCATGACCGATCCCAAGGGCGACCGGAGCCTGCCCCCAAGCCGTCAGCCCGATCCCGACGCCTTTCTTCACGTGATCGCCGAAAATGACGACGGCATTGTGGTCCGGGGTGCCAAGGCCCATCAGACCGGTGCGGTCAATTCCCATGAAATCATCGTGATGCCCACCATTGCCATGCGGGAAGATGATAAGGATTACGCCGTATCCTTTGCACTGCCCGCGGACGCCGAGGGCATTTCCTATATCTACGGCCGCCAGTCCTGTGACATGCGCAAGCTCGAAGACGGGATGATCGACCGGGGAAATCAGCATTACGGGGGCCATGAGGCCCTTGTTGTCTTTGATGATGTTTTTGTTCCCTGGGACAGGGTGTTCATGTGCCGGGAACATGAGTTTGCCGGTGAACTCGTGGAGCATTTTGCCTCTTATCACAGGCAAAGCTATGCCTGCAAAGCCGGGGTGGGAGACGTGCTGATCGGCGCAACCCAGCTGGCCGCGGATTACAACGGGGCGGAGAAAGCCTCCCATGTCAAAGACAAAATCATCGAGATGAACCATCTCAATGAAACCCTTTTCTGCGGCTCCCTGGCATGCGCCGGTGAGGGCGGAGCAAAGCCGTCGGGAACCTATTGCGTCAATGCGCTGCTGGCCAATGTCAGCAAGCAGAACGTCACGCGCTTTCCCTATGAAATCGCCCGACTGGCCCAGGATATCGCCGGCGGGCTCATGGTGACCTGCCCCTCGGAGCAGGATCTGCGGAACCCGGATACCGGCAAATGGATGGAGAAATACTACAAGACAAAAACAGATGTTCCCACTGAAAACCGCATCCGGATTCTGCGGCTTATCGAAAACCTGACCCTGGGAACCGCGGCGGTGGGATATCTCACAGAGTCGATGCATGGGGCCGGATCCCCCCAGGCCCAGCGGATTATGATTTCCAGGCTTGTCAACATGGAGGCCAAGAAAAACGTGGCCAAAAAACTCTGCGGTATTGATCAGTAG
- a CDS encoding acetyl-CoA hydrolase/transferase family protein, with the protein MYWQKRYDSKKMSAAEAVSKIPSNSRVVLGHAAGEPVALVEAMVQNSASYENVEIVHMVAMGKGKYCNPEYEGSFFHNAIFAGASTRKAINEGRADFTPCHFSKTPSLFTEGILPVDVALILVSPPDKHGYCSCGVSVDYTKPAARSAKRVIAEVSPNMPRTYGDSLLHISEIDCIVETDTAPAVLTPPELTEKDEQIGRYIAGLINDGDCLQLGIGAVPDAILRFLKDKKHLGIHSEMISDGVVDLVEAGVIDCSRKNFHPGRIIICFLMGTRKLYDFVGNNPFVEMYSVDYTNNPAVIARNDNMLSVNSALQVDFAGQVVSDTIGYKQYSGTGGQLDFVRGAAWSENGRSILAFHSTTAKGKISKIVPHIDEGASVATPRADTHYIVTEYGVADLKGKSVSQRARALIDIAHPDFREELSRQYHAIYNRAVR; encoded by the coding sequence ATGTATTGGCAAAAACGCTATGACAGCAAAAAGATGAGCGCCGCCGAGGCGGTGTCCAAAATACCGTCAAACAGCCGGGTGGTACTGGGGCATGCCGCCGGAGAGCCCGTGGCCCTGGTCGAGGCCATGGTGCAAAACAGCGCTTCTTATGAAAATGTTGAAATTGTCCACATGGTGGCCATGGGAAAAGGAAAATACTGCAACCCGGAATACGAGGGGAGTTTCTTTCACAATGCCATTTTTGCCGGCGCATCCACCCGCAAGGCCATAAATGAAGGAAGGGCCGACTTTACGCCCTGTCATTTCAGCAAAACCCCGAGTTTGTTCACTGAAGGGATTTTGCCCGTGGATGTTGCCCTTATCCTGGTTTCGCCGCCGGATAAACATGGTTACTGCTCCTGCGGGGTATCCGTGGATTACACCAAGCCCGCCGCCCGAAGCGCAAAGCGGGTTATCGCCGAAGTTTCGCCGAATATGCCCCGGACCTATGGCGATTCCCTGCTTCATATCTCTGAGATCGACTGCATTGTTGAAACCGATACCGCACCGGCTGTGCTCACCCCGCCGGAGCTCACTGAAAAGGACGAGCAAATCGGGCGGTATATCGCGGGGTTGATCAATGACGGCGATTGCCTGCAGCTGGGTATCGGTGCGGTCCCGGATGCCATTTTGCGGTTTTTAAAGGACAAAAAGCATCTGGGGATTCACAGCGAAATGATCTCAGACGGGGTGGTGGATCTGGTCGAGGCCGGGGTTATCGACTGTTCCAGGAAAAACTTCCATCCCGGCCGGATTATTATCTGCTTTCTCATGGGCACCCGGAAGCTTTACGATTTCGTGGGCAACAATCCGTTTGTGGAAATGTATTCGGTTGATTATACCAACAACCCGGCGGTGATTGCCAGAAACGACAACATGCTTTCGGTCAATTCCGCGTTGCAGGTGGATTTTGCGGGCCAGGTGGTTTCCGATACCATCGGCTATAAGCAGTACAGCGGCACAGGCGGGCAGCTCGATTTTGTACGGGGTGCTGCCTGGTCTGAAAACGGCCGCTCCATCCTGGCTTTTCATTCCACCACTGCCAAGGGAAAAATATCGAAAATCGTCCCCCACATCGATGAAGGCGCCTCTGTGGCCACGCCGCGGGCGGATACGCACTACATCGTAACCGAATACGGTGTGGCCGACCTGAAAGGCAAAAGTGTCTCCCAGCGGGCGCGGGCGCTTATCGATATCGCCCATCCCGATTTCAGGGAAGAGCTGTCCCGGCAGTATCATGCCATTTATAACAGGGCGGTGCGTTAA